GAGTTTGTGGACCTTTTGGGGTATGCAACGAGTCTGTGTCTCCCATTTGCAAGTGTTTGAAGGGTTTTGAACCAAAATCATTTGAAGAGTGGAGCAAAGGAAATTGGACTGGAGGGTGCCTGAGACGGAACCAATTAAGTTGTGACAAAAACACCACTGGTTTAGCCTCACAAAGAGGTAAAAACGATGGATTTTGGAAGATAGGTAATGTGAAACTTCCCGAGTTATATGAATATGAGATTGACTATTCTGATAAGGAGAGCTGTCAAAACTGGTGCCTGAATAATTGCTCTTGCATAGCTTATGCATATGTAGAAGGAATAGGGTGTTTAGTCTGGTACAAAGGCCTGATTGACATTAGTCCCTATGATGCAGAAGACCTTTTCCTTCGCCTTGCTGACGCAGAAATAGGTGAGAGAGAACATGCCTAGGAAAATTCTGAAATTGCAAGTGTTTTTTCCTCTTCTCCATAGCTAATTTCATGAGTTGACTGATTGTTTAGATGGAGGAGCAGGACATAAAGTTAAGAAGATTATCATCAGCCTTGCAACTCTTTCTACTGTTGGGACAATAGCAGTCATAGTATTATGTTTGCAGAGACGGAGAGATAGAAAAAAGGGTAAGAAAAGTATTAGATGGACAAAATATTGAACTGTATTTCTCTCTCTTAACACAAACACGTGCACGCACTGGATTTGCCTCATCACGCAAATGCAATACAAATGGCCAAACGCTTACACTAACGGTAGTTTGGCATTGGCTTGAAATTATTCCAGTTGCTACAATACTGACActaaaaataatgcttaaaaaatcAGGAAACACTATGGAGACCACAGAGCACATTGACTTTGGCACCATTTTACATGTGACAAACAACTTCAGCCCAACGAACAAACTTGGGCAAGGAGGATTTGGTTCTGTTTACAAGGTTACTCTACGTTATTTCTTCAGTATCAATTTTAATGAAGTTTAACAAGTAAAATATCCATTCACTTACAAATTTGAGCTCCATTTGCAGGGAAAATGTCCGGATGGGAGGGAAATAGCAGTTAAAAAACTCTCTAGTAGCTCAGGGCAAGGCACAGAAGAATTCAAGAATGAGTTGATATTGATCTCAAAACTCCAACACAGAAATCTTGTTAGGCTCTTGGGCTACTGCATTGAGAAAGAAGAGAAATTACTAGTTTATGAGTTCATGCAAAATAAAAGCCTGGACAATTTCATCTTTGGTATTGGATTTACTAATTAAGCAACATCTGTTTTTtgctttatatatatactttGCTATTCTAATCTACAATTTTTGTTACTTTAATAATTTGTTTTCTATTGCATACCAATCCATTCTTGTTTAATCTAAATCTACATTTTATTTTGATCAATAATTTACCAGCAATTGTCATTACAAGCTCAAACAACTATGTATGTTGCATAACAGAGCACAGCATGAAAAATATCATGATTATGATTGCCTTAAAAATCATATGACAAACTTCAGTTAACAAATAAACAAGATGGGATGTGAAAGAGGAAACAAGACATTAAATACTGATTAATGTTTACTGGGTGCATGAATTAGATCCAAGAGGAAGAGAACAGCTGAACTGGGGTACTCGGGTGAACATCATACTAGGAGTTGCTAGAGGTCTTTTATATCTCCATCGTGACTCATCTTCAAGAGTGATACACAGAGATTTAAAGGCCAGCAACATTCTTTTAGATGAGAAGATGAACCCAAAGATATCAGACTTTGGATTGgctcgcattttcgaaggaacaCTGGATCTCGCAAATACTCAAGGGGTTGTTGGAACTTTGTAAGCATCTCAATCTGTTCATATGTTTTCATTGTGTTACTGCTTTCTTAGGGCTAGAAGAGCTATATATTCAAATGATTATGTAGCATTAATTAATGGTGTAATGTTTTAAATAAGTACAGAGGCTACATGTCTCCTGAATATGCCATGGGTGGAGTCTTTTCAGAAAAATCAGATGTCTTTAGCTTTGGCGTATTGATCTTAGAGATAGTTAGCGGCAAGAAGAACTCTAACTTCCATTATTATGAGAAACCTCTTAGCCTTATTGCTCATGTGAGTTCaagttataatatttttttagagtgTCGTTGTTTGATATTTAAGATGTAACACTttcttataataattattaaattaaattaagtagGACTTAATATTAAATTTCACTGGTTACAACTTTTTCTGATGTTGGGTGTGACTAACCcttcttttttatatttttcaaggagacTAGATAGTAGATACGAGTATGACTATACGTCAATATAAAAGGGGCAATGTCCCACGTCTTTTTAT
This genomic interval from Humulus lupulus chromosome 8, drHumLupu1.1, whole genome shotgun sequence contains the following:
- the LOC133793686 gene encoding G-type lectin S-receptor-like serine/threonine-protein kinase At1g61480; the protein is MLLSINSDTRTVYKFLLRYSLWKSFEHPGDTFLPGAELGRNVKTGESFVLTSWNSNSDPSVGDFTFGVSKTKPPEVSIWINGSKVLWRSGPWAKIKFTGIPDMDPNYGSPSNLVEEAEEGTIRLRFNWDYNNSAVGIIFITSTGVLTLEAKEIDKGNDWYTDWVAPATRCDVYGVCGPFGVCNESVSPICKCLKGFEPKSFEEWSKGNWTGGCLRRNQLSCDKNTTGLASQRGKNDGFWKIGNVKLPELYEYEIDYSDKESCQNWCLNNCSCIAYAYVEGIGCLVWYKGLIDISPYDAEDLFLRLADAEIDGGAGHKVKKIIISLATLSTVGTIAVIVLCLQRRRDRKKGNTMETTEHIDFGTILHVTNNFSPTNKLGQGGFGSVYKGKCPDGREIAVKKLSSSSGQGTEEFKNELILISKLQHRNLVRLLGYCIEKEEKLLVYEFMQNKSLDNFIFDPRGREQLNWGTRVNIILGVARGLLYLHRDSSSRVIHRDLKASNILLDEKMNPKISDFGLARIFEGTLDLANTQGVVGTLGYMSPEYAMGGVFSEKSDVFSFGVLILEIVSGKKNSNFHYYEKPLSLIAHVSSSYNIFLECRCLIFKM